From one Delphinus delphis chromosome 21, mDelDel1.2, whole genome shotgun sequence genomic stretch:
- the LOC132417713 gene encoding collagen alpha-1(I) chain-like codes for MLHLPGAAGETGRWCALGGLERPRDPHLGRRLRAAFTFIAPRRLSRVGWVADIAADPVRSLRPTAWPLDAGGRGKGENPPPPPNQAPPGPDGATRPGRTGDSPPRPDPPGWRRSRGGRAVAPWEGRPGPPWRTPARPRGERPLAGEPPAGVGAGRGESAATGLAPSAPGFGEPCCRGAVTLGEVGPAVAADAAAAAAVTTTAERRRRPRRPRRRPRGPPEPPSPPAFPAVPEPVAAHRRGGNAPGGGRSPAGGRSPAGPTPGPARPPPRPPRPHPPAETRGERAGAVTEGRTADDGGGGGGTGEDDGEDEEEEEREQRTGEGGGRRGSRETAPPPRATDGRRSAPPPATDRRPPPAGSGSVHEAPSGAAAARGKARGGRRRRGVPRVAAGARIHGARPRTHDSASARDARPDTARRGGGGGHGPRTRGSGPRGGGGPDLAGTPPGAGGVRRRNGRGPTTAAGPGREGAGPSPPTDTPGVAPRDRLRREGASRRGTDRGGHAARASSRALSLSPLLFPLAGSAPPWTGGAASALRGTEGPGGPASKPPAAPPPGRYLERGEAGEAWGVGLGAGRPHAHRRPDTDRHASPPAAARNTRGPRRYRPVTRDPGRGAGPTATRDTTATARRRPHTRVPETGRRPSPRSRPDAALSAPEPQTPGPRGPSPARARVPGAPLVATEGGEPPPPRHRRATHPETHRRLRAGCGAVANGVGRDRHRGRRRAWEAGPGQTPDPSCSSDPDLEGTDDVAGRSGGRETRRESPTTFAGTRRGGGRRRAATPGGRDGVAPWREARGEGGRRAGAAREARSRPCRPDPPAFTGHPPSRSPPHRGGPPTDRPDGPPAPPARTAHARARAPGADSRINQVGESASTRSRACRGAGRGGARATRRWHEAAAAGGPGAARPHPPPTSGEGAGRRRTPGPDRQPAPPAARTADRLRSGPRGIAARRRDVAAWRDEGGGKGGRPRRGSPRTSAPHPTNQSGAARNLGGPGAGPRAPAGRSGGRPARARSPALTRAARTGGGGGSGRGPATPHLPARPTGAGRRGHGGRSATAGRGPDDPRSGERAGAGRGAAGGRTAVPPTSPNTQRRRRTGGGGGGGPRSGAAAGPGSETHRDAARGSADATDGADGRTGDRADEARLARPPPRRRGDDLAEDVAGGGGRAPTRWRPGGHPKGTDASRPPGHDTGSHRQRPPAQGRSRGTQDADWPPRPPNQGAPPRGARAHHRQTPTSRGQPRDNNTLPRAHRPPHVPRHTPPPPRPTPPPQGP; via the exons ATGCTCCACCTCCCCGGCGCGGCGGGCGAGACGGGCCGGTGGTGCGCCCTCGGCGGACTGGAGAGGCCTCGGGATCCCCACCTCGGCCGCCGGCTGAGGGCGGCCTTCACCTTCATTGCGCCACGGCGGCTTTC ACGGGTCGGGTGGGTGGCCGACATCGCCGCTGACCCCGTGCGCTCGCTTCGCCCGACGGCGTGGCCCCTGGAcgcgggggggcgggggaaaGGCGAgaacccgcccccgccccccaaccagGCACCCCCCGGGCCCGACGGCGCGACCCGCCCGGGGCGCACTGGGGACAGTCCGCCCCGCCCCGACCCACCCGGTTGGAGGCGGAGCCGGGGTGGGAGAGCGGTCGCGCCGTGGGAGGGGCGGCCCGGCCCCCCCTGGCGGACACCGGCGCGCCCCCGCGGGGAACGCCCCCTCGCGGGAGAGCCCCCCGCGGGGGTGGGCGCCGGGAGGGGGGAGAGCGCGGCGACGGGTCTGGCTCCCTCGGCCCCGGGATTCGGCGAGCCCTGCTGCCGGGGGGCTGTAACACTCGGGGAGGTTGGGCCCGCCGTCGCCGccgacgccgccgccgccgccgccgtgaCGACGACCGCGGAACGACGACGACGACCACGACGACCGCGACGACGACCGCGGGGCCCCCCCGAGCCACCTTCCCCGCCGGCCTTCCCAGCCGTCCCGGAGCCGGTCGCGGCGCACCGCCGCGGTGGAAATGCGCCCGGCGGCGGCCGGTCGCCGGCCGGGGGGCGGTCCCCCGCcggccccacccccggccccgcccgcccACCCCCGcgacccccccgcccccacccgcccGCGGAGACGCGGGGGGAGAG AGCCGGCGCCGTCACGGAGGGGAGGACGGCAGAcgacgggggtgggggcggggggacggGAGAGGACGACggggaggacgaggaggaggaggagcgggAGCAGCGGACGGGAGAGGGCGGCGGGCGGCGCGGAAG CCGCGAGACGGCCCCGCCACCACGAGCGACGGACGGACGACGCAGTGCGCCCCCGCCCGCCACCGACAGGCGCCCACCGCCGGCCGGCTCGGGGAGTGTGCACGAAGCGCCGAGCGGCGCGGCCGCAGCCCGGGGGAAAGCGCGCGGCGGCAGGCGACGCCGCGGCGTCCCGCGGGTCGCCGCCGGGGCACGCATCCACGGGGCGCGGCCGCGCACGCACGACTCGGCCTCGGCCCGAGACGCCCGCCCCGACACGGCGAGGCGAGGCGGCGGGGGCGGGCACGGACCCCGGACGCGCGGGTCGGGGCCCCGCGGAGGAGGCGGGCCGGACCTCGCCGGGACGCCGCCGGGGGCGGGCGGCGTACGACGGCGGAACGGACGCGGCCCAACCACCGCCGCCGGCCCCGGCCGCGAGGGCGCGGGACCGTCCCCGCCCACCGACACCCCGGGGGTAGCGCCCAGAGACCGCTTGCGGCGCGAGGGCGCTTCCCGAAGGGGGACCGACCGCGGAGGCCACGCGGCCAGGGCGTCGTCgcgagctctctctctctccccccttctctTCCCGCTCGCGGGCAGCGCGCCCCCGTGGACGGGGGGCGCCGCGTCTGCACTTAGGGGGACGGAGGGCCCCGGCGGCCCTGCGAGCAAACCCCCAGCCGCGCCACCCCCGGGaag GTACCTGGAGAGGGGCGAGGCGGGCGAGgcgtggggggtggggctgggcgcGGGGCGCCCCCACGCTCACCGCCGCCCCGACACCGACCGACACGCTTCTCCGCCCGCGGCCGCCCGCAACACGCGGGGGCCTCGGCGCTACCGGCCCGTGACGCGGGACCCCGGCCGGGGGGCCGGGCCGACCGCCACACGAGACACCACGGCCACCGCCCGACGACGCCCCCACACCCGTGTCCCCGAAACCGGGCGGAGACCTTCCCCACGCTCGCGCCCGGACGCGGCCCTCTCTGCTCCTGAACCCCAAACGCCCGGCCCCCGCGGCCCTAGCCCGGCCCGCGCCCGCGTTCCCGGGGCACCCCTTGTCGCCACCGAGGGC GGGGAGCCGCCACCGCCACGCCACCGCCGCGCCACCCACCCCGAGACGCACCGGAGGCTCCGCGCGGGGTGTGGGGCGGTCGCGAACGGGGTTGGGCGTGACCGGCACCGGGGACGGAGGCGCGCGTGGGAGGCCGGGCCCGGCCAAACCCCGGACCCCTCCTGCTCCTCGGACCCAGACCTCGAGGGGACGGACGACGTGGCGGGGAGGTCGGGCGGGAGAGAGACGCGCCGGGAGAGCCCCACGACGTTCGCGGGTACGCGGCGTGGCGGGGGCCGGCGTCGGGCGGCCACCCCGGGAGGTCGGGACGGCGTCGCCCCGTGGCGGGAGGCGCGTGGCGAGGGGGGCAGACGGGCGGGCGCGGCGAGGGAGGCGCGGAGCCGCCCCTGCCGACCCGACCCCCCCGCCTTTACGGGCCACCCCCCTTCTCGCTCTCCTCCCCACCGCGGAGGACCACCGACCGACCGACCCGACGGGCCGCCCGCGCCCCCCGCGCGCACggcacacgcacgcgcgcgcgcgccgGGTGCCGACTCCCg GATCAACCAGGTAGGGGAAAGCGCGAGCACACGGAGCCGGGCGTGCCGGGGCGCGGGGCGCGGCGGGGCGCGGGCGACGCGGCGGTGGcacgaggcggcggcggcgggggggccgggggccgcccgcccccacccgccccccacgagcggggaaggggcggggaggaGGCGAACACCGGGGCCCGACCGACAGCCCGCCCCGCCCGCGGCGAGGACGGCCGACCGCCTACGCTCGGGACCGCGAGGGATCGCGGCGCGCCGCCGCGACGTCGCGGCGTGGAGGGacgagggaggggggaagggggggcggCCCCGCCGGGGCTCTCCCCGcacctccgccccccaccccaccaaccAAAGCGGCGCGGCCCGCAACCTCGGCGGCCCGGGAGCAGGGCCACGGGCACCGGCAGGTCGCTCCGGAGGCCGGCCGGCGCGTGCCCGCTCGCCCGCGCTCACGCGCGCGGCACGgacggggggcggcgggggctcGGGCCGAGGCCCGGCCACCCCTCACCTCCCCGCCCGCCCGACGGGAGCGGGGCGTCGCGGGCACGGCGGCCGGTCCGCGACGGCCGGCCGGGGTCCCGACGACCCGCGCTCGGGCGAGCGCgccggggcggggcgcggcgcgGCAGGGGGACGGACGGCGGTCCCCCCAACCTCGCCCAACACGCAACGACGCCGGCGgacgggcggcggcggcggcggcggaccACGGAGCGGCGCCGCGGCAGGCCCGGGAAGCGAAACACACCGGGACGCGGCCCGGGGGTCGGCAGACGCGACGGACGGGGCGGATGGACGGACGGGAGACAGGGCCGACGAGGCGCGGCTGGCTCGGCCGCCGCCGCGGAGGCGCGGCGACGACCTCGCGGAAGACGTGGCGGGCGGGGGCGGACGCGCGCCGACGCGATGGAGGCCCGGGGGCCATCCTAAGGGCACGGACGCGAGTCGGCCGCCGGGGCACGACACGGGGTCTCACCGCCAGAGGCCTCCAGCGCAGGGGCGGTCCCGCGGCACCCAGGACGCCGACTGGCCTCCTCGGCCCCCCAACCAGGGTGCCCCCCCTCGCGGGGCTCGCGCCCACCACCGCCAAACACCCACGAGCCGCGGCCAGCCCCGCGACAACAACACTCTCCCGCGCGCACACCGGCCGCCCCACGTGCCCCGCCACACGCCTCCGCCGCCGCGCCCGACTCCCCCGCCTCAGGGACC